A window of the Cicer arietinum cultivar CDC Frontier isolate Library 1 chromosome 6, Cicar.CDCFrontier_v2.0, whole genome shotgun sequence genome harbors these coding sequences:
- the LOC101511465 gene encoding patellin-3, with protein MAENNDSNPTPPPPPHVTLPHEADSSTVTPEPELKPELPVTEKIELHDVPLQQPEPENDPKGNSSQDVAVVEQPKEEEQENHNQLQQNKIPQNSVSFKEESNRVSDLSDSERDSLEELKKLLTQTLTEQEVSIWGVPLLQDERTDVILLKFLRAREFKVKESLTMINNTLQWRKDFNIESLLDEDLGDDLDKVVFMHGYSREGHPVCYNVYGEFQNKELYDKTFSNEERRNRFLRWRIQFLEKSIRKLDFNPGCVNTVFQVNDLKNSPGPAKRELRIATKQALQLLQDNYPEFVAKQVFINVPWWYLAFYTMINPFLTQRTKSKFVFAGPSKSPDTLFKYISPEQVPVQYGGLSVDFCDCNPDFSMSDPITEIPVKPTTKQTVEIAIYEKCIIVWELRVVGWEVSYSAEFKPDAKDGYAVIIQKATKMSPSDEPVVSSSFKVSELGKLFLTVDNPTLKKKRLLYRFKIKPYSD; from the exons ATGGCTGAAAATAACGACTCAAACCCTACCCCTCCTCCTCCTCCACATGTCACACTACCGCATGAAGCTGATTCATCCACCGTTACTCCCGAACCTGAACTGAAACCGGAACTCCCGGTCACCGAGAAAATTGAACTACACGATGTACCGTTACAACAACCTGAACCAGAAAACGACCCAAAAGGTAACTCATCACAAGATGTTGCTGTGGTTGAACAACCCAAAGAAGAAGAACAGGAAAACCACAACCAACTCCAACAGAATAAGATTCCACAGAATTCAGTTTCATTCAAAGAAGAAAGCAACAGAGTTAGCGATCTATCTGATTCCGAAAGAGATTCACTCGAAGAATTAAAAAAACTCCTAACACAAACCCTAACCGAACAAGAAGTTTCAATTTGGGGTGTTCCTCTTCTCCAAGACGAAAGAACTGATGTGATTCTCCTCAAATTCCTAAGAGCCAGAGAGTTCAAAGTGAAGGAATCACTCACAATGATCAACAACACACTTCAATGGAGGAAAGATTTCAACATAGAATCACTTTTGGATGAAGATCTAGGTGATGATTTAGACAAAGTTGTTTTCATGCATGGTTATTCAAGAGAAGGTCATCCTGTTTGTTATAATGTTTATGGTGAGTTTCAGAATAAGGAACTTTATGATAAGACTTTTTCTAATGAGGAAAGAAGGAACAGGTTTTTGCGTTGGAGGATTCAGTTCTTGGAGAAGAGTATTAGGAAGCTTGATTTTAATCCTGGTTGTGTTAACACTGTTTTTCAAGTTAATGATCTTAAAAACTCTCCTGGTCCTGCTAAGAGAGAACTGAGAATTGCTACTAAACAAGCTTTGCAGTTGCTTCAGGATAATTATCCTGAGTTTGTTGCTAAACAG GTTTTTATCAATGTGCCGTGGTGGTATCTTGCATTCTATACCATGATCAATCCGTTCTTGACTCAGAGAACAAAGAGTAAATTTGTGTTTGCAGGCCCATCCAAGTCTCCCGATACACTTTTCAA GTATATTTCTCCAGAGCAAGTGCCAGTTCAGTATGGTGGCCTGAGTGTGGATTTCTGTGATTGCAACCCAGACTTCAGCATGTCTGATCCCATCACAGAAATTCCGGTAAAGCCGACCACAAAGCAAACAGTGGAAATTGCTATTTACGAG AAATGCATTATTGTCTGGGAGTTGCGCGTAGTGGGCTGGGAGGTTAGTTACAGTGCTGAATTCAAACCTGATGCTAAAGATGGATATGCGGTTATTATTCAGAAGGCTACAAAGATGTCTCCGAGTGATGAACCAGTGGTTTCCAGTAGCTTCAAAGTTAGTGAACTGGGAAAATTGTTCCTCACTGTTGACAATCCTACCTTGAAAAAGAAGAGGCTTCTTTACAGGTTCAAGATCAAACCCTACTCTGATTGA